From Carettochelys insculpta isolate YL-2023 chromosome 3, ASM3395843v1, whole genome shotgun sequence, a single genomic window includes:
- the NAA20 gene encoding N-alpha-acetyltransferase 20, translated as MTSLRAFTCDDLFRFNNINLDPLTETYGIPFYLQYLAHWPEYFIVAEAPGGELMGYIMGKAEGSVAREEWHGHVTALSVAPEFRRLGLAAKLMELLEEISERKGGFFVDLFVRVSNQVAVNMYKQLGYSVYRTVLEYYSASNGEPDEDAYDMRKALSRDTEKKSIIPLPHPVRPEDIE; from the exons ATGACCTCGCTCCGGGCCTTCACCTGCGACGACCTCTTCCGCTTCAACAACAT TAATTTGGATCCGCTTACCGAGACT TATGGGATACCCTTTTATCTACAGTATCTGGCTCACTGGCCAGAGTATTTTATTGTTGCAGAAGCACCAGGTGGAGAGCTGATGGGTTACA TAATGGGTAAAGCTGAAGGCTCTGTGGCCAGGGAGGAATGGCACGGGCACGTCACAGCTCTCTCTGTTGCACCTGAGTTCCGCCGGCTGGGTTTGGCTGCTAAGTTGATGGAGCTACTGGAGGAAATTTCAGAGAG AAAGGGTGGATTTTTTGTGGATCTCTTTGTAAGAGTGTCAAATCAGGTTGCAGTAAATATGTACAAGCAACTGGGCTATAGTGTCTACAGGACAGTACTAGAGTACTACTCAGCTAGCAATGGGGAGCCTGACGAAGATGCTTACG ATATGAGGAAAGCACTTTCCAGAGATACAGAGAAGAAATCAATTATACCATTACCTCATCCTGTGAGACCTGAAGACATTGAATAA